The proteins below are encoded in one region of Aquisphaera giovannonii:
- a CDS encoding ABC transporter permease, producing the protein MLARIMRHDWRCLAADRTARLLVAVLAAFVGYGVYNGSAWVRFQRGAVAAAMEDQERRLAELRRDAAAIDPKAEPPVSFLDPRTPGVVAGSRGQRFAAAPPGPLAAMDVGQADLYPFCFKMTNRTKQTFITTDEIENPSNLLAGRFDLGFVVVYLFPLLILGLSYDLLSAEREQGTLAMTLSQPVRLRTVVLGKVLARAALILALAVGMSVLAGLLAGLDLSGPEVPARLGLWALVVVAYGAFWFALALAVNALGRGSATNAVILVASWIALVVVAPALLNVAVTSLRPVPSRVSLILAIRDASAEASARGSNLLARYYEDHPELAPAEAAPVPADFLTKLQAVQGSVDRTIEPVMARYDDQLARQQDLVDRLRFLSPAVVTQEALNDVSGTSLARQRFFLAQVDEFHRAWQDFFIPRIMRRERFAPADFDAIPEFQFREQPLASVGPRVAEGVIGLAIPALALAALGLLALRRYRITG; encoded by the coding sequence ATGCTCGCCCGAATCATGCGGCACGACTGGCGGTGCCTCGCCGCCGACCGGACGGCCCGGCTCCTCGTCGCGGTGCTGGCGGCCTTCGTCGGATACGGCGTGTACAACGGGTCGGCCTGGGTCCGGTTCCAGCGGGGGGCCGTCGCCGCCGCGATGGAGGACCAGGAGCGGCGGCTCGCCGAGCTGCGCCGGGACGCGGCGGCGATCGACCCGAAGGCCGAGCCGCCGGTCTCGTTCCTGGACCCGCGGACGCCCGGGGTCGTCGCCGGCTCGCGGGGCCAGCGGTTCGCCGCGGCGCCGCCGGGCCCCCTGGCCGCGATGGACGTCGGCCAGGCGGACCTGTACCCCTTCTGCTTCAAGATGACCAACCGCACCAAGCAGACCTTCATCACGACCGACGAGATCGAGAACCCGTCGAACCTGCTCGCCGGCCGCTTCGACCTCGGCTTCGTGGTCGTGTACCTGTTCCCGCTGCTGATCCTCGGCCTGTCCTACGACCTGCTCAGCGCGGAGCGCGAGCAGGGGACCCTCGCGATGACCTTGTCCCAGCCGGTCCGCCTCCGCACGGTGGTCCTGGGCAAGGTCCTGGCGCGGGCGGCCCTCATCCTCGCATTGGCCGTCGGCATGTCGGTCCTGGCCGGCCTGCTCGCCGGGCTCGACCTGTCCGGGCCGGAGGTCCCCGCGCGTCTCGGCCTCTGGGCCCTGGTGGTCGTCGCGTATGGCGCCTTCTGGTTCGCGCTCGCCCTCGCGGTGAATGCCCTCGGCCGCGGCTCGGCGACGAACGCCGTGATCCTGGTCGCGAGCTGGATCGCCCTGGTCGTGGTCGCCCCCGCGCTGCTCAACGTGGCGGTGACGTCGCTCCGCCCGGTCCCCTCGCGCGTCTCCCTGATCCTGGCGATCCGGGACGCGTCGGCCGAGGCGTCGGCCCGGGGCAGCAACCTGCTGGCGAGGTACTACGAGGACCACCCGGAGCTCGCCCCCGCCGAGGCGGCCCCCGTGCCGGCCGACTTCCTGACCAAGCTCCAGGCGGTGCAGGGCTCGGTCGATCGCACGATCGAGCCGGTCATGGCCCGCTACGACGACCAGCTCGCGCGCCAGCAGGACCTCGTGGACCGCCTGCGATTCCTCTCGCCGGCGGTCGTGACCCAGGAGGCGTTGAACGACGTCAGCGGCACGAGCCTGGCGCGGCAGCGGTTCTTCCTCGCCCAGGTCGACGAGTTCCACCGCGCCTGGCAGGACTTCTTCATCCCCCGGATCATGCGTCGCGAGCGGTTCGCCCCCGCCGACTTCGACGCGATCCCCGAATTCCAGTTCCGCGAGCAGCCGCTGGCCTCGGTGGGCCCCCGCGTCGCCGAGGGCGTGATCGGCCTGGCGATCCCGGCCCTGGCCCTGGCGGCACTCGGGCTGCTGGCGCTTCGCCGCTACCGCATCACGGGCTGA
- a CDS encoding DUF3526 domain-containing protein, whose protein sequence is MIARIARKEFTEMARDGRFRASAAVVLVLLAASIAMGWAHRREVAAQHREAGRATRRQWLEQGAKNPHSAAHYGMYAFKPKMPLSLIDPGVDAYTGVAVWLEAHKQNDFKYRPAQDATALARFGELSSAAVLQLLVPLLIILLSFPAFAGERDLGTLRQVLSLGVRPRDLALGKALGVATALALLCVPSAVLGVLAIGLASDVYSLPDDLPRLALMAVGYVLYLGTFVGASLAVSAWSGSSRAALLTLLAFWVANGLIVPRLSVDVARRLHPTPSSLEFGQAIDRDIKQGMNAHDPADRRLADLKARVMKEHGVGRLEDLKVDFAGIALQESEEYGYRVFDARYAELWGTYARQDEVQRAAALASPLLAVRSFSMAMAGTDPEQHRDFARAAEAYRRVIIKHMNDDIAEHGKGPGVEYIAGDDVWAKVPDFEYTPPGVSRVLARRWPDLAVLGGWLALSSAAAVAAASRIRVS, encoded by the coding sequence ATGATCGCCCGGATCGCCCGGAAGGAATTCACCGAGATGGCCCGCGACGGCCGGTTCCGCGCGTCGGCGGCCGTCGTCCTGGTGCTGCTCGCGGCCTCGATCGCGATGGGGTGGGCGCATCGCCGCGAGGTCGCCGCCCAGCACCGCGAGGCGGGCCGCGCCACGCGCCGGCAGTGGCTCGAGCAGGGCGCGAAGAACCCCCACTCGGCGGCCCATTACGGCATGTACGCCTTCAAGCCGAAGATGCCGCTCTCGCTGATCGACCCGGGCGTCGATGCGTACACGGGGGTCGCCGTCTGGCTGGAGGCCCACAAGCAGAACGACTTCAAGTACCGGCCCGCGCAGGACGCCACGGCGCTCGCCCGCTTCGGGGAGCTGAGCTCGGCGGCGGTGCTGCAACTCCTCGTGCCGCTGCTGATCATCCTCCTGTCATTCCCGGCGTTCGCGGGCGAGCGCGACCTGGGGACGCTCCGGCAGGTGCTGAGCCTCGGCGTCCGCCCGCGCGACCTCGCCCTCGGCAAGGCGTTGGGGGTCGCGACGGCGCTCGCCCTGCTGTGCGTCCCCTCGGCCGTCCTGGGCGTGCTGGCGATCGGGCTCGCGTCCGACGTCTATTCCCTCCCGGACGACCTGCCGCGGCTTGCCCTGATGGCCGTGGGGTACGTGCTCTACCTCGGCACGTTCGTCGGGGCCTCGCTCGCCGTCTCGGCCTGGTCCGGGTCGAGCCGCGCGGCGCTGCTCACGCTGCTCGCGTTCTGGGTCGCGAACGGCCTGATCGTCCCGCGGCTGTCCGTTGACGTGGCCAGGCGGCTGCACCCGACCCCCTCCTCCCTGGAGTTCGGCCAGGCGATCGACCGCGACATCAAGCAGGGGATGAACGCACATGACCCGGCCGACCGCCGCCTCGCCGACCTCAAGGCGAGGGTGATGAAGGAGCACGGGGTCGGCCGGCTGGAGGACCTCAAGGTGGACTTCGCCGGGATCGCGTTGCAGGAATCCGAGGAGTACGGCTACCGCGTCTTCGACGCCCGGTACGCCGAGCTCTGGGGCACGTATGCCCGGCAGGACGAGGTGCAGCGGGCGGCGGCCCTCGCCTCGCCGCTGCTCGCCGTGCGGTCCTTCTCCATGGCGATGGCGGGCACGGACCCGGAGCAGCACCGCGACTTCGCCCGCGCGGCCGAGGCCTACCGGCGGGTCATCATCAAGCACATGAACGACGACATCGCCGAGCACGGCAAGGGGCCCGGCGTCGAGTACATCGCCGGCGACGACGTGTGGGCGAAGGTCCCCGACTTCGAGTACACGCCCCCGGGCGTGTCCCGGGTGCTGGCGCGACGGTGGCCCGACCTCGCCGTGCTGGGCGGCTGGCTCGCCCTGTCGTCGGCCGCGGCGGTGGCCGCGGCCTCGCGCATCCGCGTGTCCTGA
- a CDS encoding ABC transporter ATP-binding protein has protein sequence MLEAVGLSKSYNGSVALDALDLRVEPGEVFCLLGANGAGKTTTINLFLNFVPPTSGVARVNGLDVAAHPLETKRSLAYIPEQVMLYRNLTGVENLAYFAALSGREEYSDAQIRAFLADAGLPDEAADRRVSGYSKGMRQKVGIAVAMAKAARALLLDEPTSGLDPKASNEFSVLLRRLSDAGTAVLMATHDLFRAKESGTRVGIMRHGRLVETLRTGEIGHADLERIYLDHMRD, from the coding sequence ATGCTCGAAGCCGTCGGCCTGTCGAAGTCCTACAACGGCTCGGTCGCCCTCGACGCCCTGGACCTCAGGGTCGAGCCGGGCGAGGTCTTCTGCCTCCTCGGCGCCAACGGGGCCGGGAAGACGACCACGATCAACCTGTTCCTGAACTTCGTCCCGCCCACCTCCGGCGTCGCGCGGGTCAACGGCCTGGACGTCGCCGCCCATCCGCTGGAGACGAAGCGGTCGCTGGCGTACATCCCCGAGCAGGTGATGCTCTACAGGAACCTCACCGGGGTCGAGAACCTCGCCTACTTCGCCGCGCTCTCGGGCCGGGAGGAGTACTCGGACGCCCAGATCCGCGCCTTCCTCGCCGACGCCGGCCTGCCGGATGAGGCGGCCGACCGCCGCGTCTCGGGGTACTCGAAGGGCATGCGGCAGAAGGTCGGCATCGCCGTCGCGATGGCCAAGGCCGCCAGGGCGCTGCTCCTCGACGAGCCGACCTCGGGCCTCGACCCCAAGGCGTCGAACGAGTTCTCGGTCCTCCTGAGGCGACTGAGCGACGCGGGCACCGCGGTCCTCATGGCCACGCACGACCTCTTCCGCGCCAAGGAGTCGGGCACCCGCGTCGGGATCATGAGGCACGGCCGGCTCGTCGAGACGCTGCGGACCGGGGAGATCGGCCACGCCGACCTCGAGCGGATCTACCTCGACCACATGCGGGACTGA
- a CDS encoding GMC family oxidoreductase: protein MFDGNETRFDYVVVGSGAGGGPVAANLAAAGFKVALVEAGSYHKSLNYAVPGFHGQATQDAAMRWDFFVRHYADRAQQVRDSKYRADYQGQAVDGVLYPRSATLGGCTAHNAMITVYPHDSDWRGLSEIARADDPSDGSWEPAAMRRYFERIERCGYIADDDPELRAGRHGDSGYLGTSMADPRLLLGDKGLLKQVIGAFNQTLIDLFPRSPDQALDKLERVLRLAPILKELLDPETLHDPEATVRSLWKLLDPNRDGVGRQEGVYLIPLAVAQGLRNGSRERILQQEMRTPDLLHIRTDAMVTRIVIEGGRAVGVEYLPGGRRYEASPAPGGGRPAGGAPVTLHADREVILAGGTFNTPQVLMLSGIGPRADLERLGIPVVLDRPAVGRYLQDRYEVAVVSKFPKPFPLLDGLTFRPPGPGEEPDPALKQWEESRSGLYATNGAVLAVIRRSDPDLEDPDLFIFGLPATFKGYYPGYADAIAGDHDAFTWAILKGHTENQGGRVTLKSARPEERPEIQFHYFQEGTDKAGADLEAVVQGVRFVREFNDKLGQPCRLVVRRNDRSFGTAELDINSDDQVRQWVKDEAWGHHACGTCRIGPKEDVTESVLDSDFRVKGLDGLRVVDASVFPRIPGLFIVSAIYMVAEKASEVILRDAGRALPDVDWAPLPDSTWQP, encoded by the coding sequence ATGTTCGACGGCAACGAGACCCGCTTCGATTACGTCGTGGTCGGCTCCGGGGCCGGCGGGGGGCCGGTCGCGGCGAACCTCGCGGCGGCCGGCTTCAAGGTCGCCCTCGTCGAGGCCGGCTCCTACCACAAGAGCCTCAACTACGCCGTCCCGGGGTTCCACGGCCAGGCGACCCAGGACGCGGCGATGCGCTGGGACTTCTTCGTCCGGCATTACGCCGACCGGGCGCAGCAGGTCCGCGACAGCAAGTACCGGGCGGATTACCAGGGCCAGGCCGTTGACGGCGTCCTTTATCCACGGTCCGCCACCCTCGGCGGCTGCACGGCGCACAACGCGATGATCACCGTGTACCCGCACGACAGCGACTGGCGCGGCCTCTCCGAGATCGCCCGCGCGGACGACCCGTCGGACGGCTCCTGGGAGCCGGCGGCGATGCGTCGCTACTTCGAACGGATCGAGCGCTGCGGCTACATCGCCGACGACGATCCCGAGCTCCGCGCCGGGCGGCACGGCGACTCGGGATACCTGGGGACGTCCATGGCCGACCCGAGGCTCCTGCTCGGGGACAAGGGGCTGCTCAAGCAGGTCATCGGGGCCTTCAATCAGACGCTGATCGACCTGTTCCCCCGCTCGCCCGACCAGGCCCTGGACAAGCTGGAGCGGGTGCTGAGGCTCGCGCCGATCCTGAAGGAGCTGCTGGATCCCGAGACGCTCCACGACCCGGAGGCGACGGTCCGCAGCCTCTGGAAGCTGCTCGACCCGAACCGCGACGGCGTCGGCCGGCAGGAGGGCGTCTACCTGATCCCGCTGGCCGTCGCGCAGGGCCTGCGCAACGGCTCTCGCGAGCGGATCCTCCAGCAGGAGATGCGCACGCCCGACCTCCTCCACATCAGGACCGATGCGATGGTCACGCGGATCGTGATCGAGGGCGGCCGCGCGGTCGGCGTGGAATACCTGCCCGGCGGCCGCCGCTACGAGGCGTCCCCGGCGCCGGGCGGCGGCCGGCCGGCGGGCGGCGCCCCCGTGACGCTGCACGCCGACCGCGAGGTGATCCTCGCCGGCGGGACGTTCAACACGCCCCAGGTCCTGATGCTCTCCGGGATCGGCCCGCGGGCGGACCTGGAGAGGCTGGGCATCCCGGTGGTCCTCGACCGCCCGGCGGTCGGGCGCTACCTCCAGGACCGCTACGAGGTCGCCGTCGTCTCGAAGTTCCCGAAGCCGTTCCCGCTGCTGGACGGGCTGACGTTCCGGCCGCCCGGCCCGGGGGAGGAGCCGGACCCGGCCCTGAAGCAGTGGGAGGAATCCCGGTCGGGCCTCTACGCGACGAACGGCGCCGTGCTCGCCGTGATCCGGCGGTCCGACCCGGACCTCGAGGATCCGGACCTGTTCATCTTCGGCCTCCCGGCCACGTTCAAGGGCTATTACCCGGGCTACGCCGACGCCATCGCCGGCGACCACGACGCCTTCACCTGGGCCATCCTCAAGGGGCACACGGAGAACCAGGGCGGGCGCGTCACGCTGAAGTCCGCCCGGCCGGAGGAACGGCCGGAGATCCAGTTCCACTACTTCCAGGAGGGGACGGACAAGGCGGGCGCGGACCTCGAGGCCGTCGTCCAGGGCGTGCGGTTCGTCCGCGAGTTCAACGACAAGCTGGGCCAGCCCTGCCGCCTGGTGGTCCGCCGCAACGACCGGAGCTTCGGCACGGCCGAGCTGGACATCAACTCCGACGACCAGGTCCGCCAGTGGGTGAAGGACGAGGCGTGGGGCCATCACGCCTGCGGGACCTGCCGGATCGGCCCGAAGGAGGACGTGACGGAGTCCGTCCTGGACTCGGACTTCCGCGTCAAGGGGCTGGACGGGCTCCGGGTCGTGGACGCGTCCGTCTTCCCGCGGATCCCGGGGCTGTTCATCGTCTCCGCCATCTACATGGTCGCGGAGAAGGCCAGCGAGGTCATCCTCCGCGACGCCGGCCGCGCGCTCCCGGACGTGGACTGGGCGCCCCTGCCGGATTCGACGTGGCAGCCGTGA
- a CDS encoding DUF1559 domain-containing protein: MRRRGFTLIELLVVIAIIAVLIALLLPAVQSAREAARRIQCTNNLKQLGIALHGYHDALGRFPYGAIVAQPGNYWYPTGVGGEHYRYSALAMLSPFLEQTALFGALNFQFPVYMPDGSIAPPNTTIFAAQVGVFLCPSDEPKVVQPGFAPSNYMACAGNGLPGGSGLYENPNGCFFYNSGVGVAGITDGLSQTVAIGESILGQAAGAFAVAAGTPVNPRQFMAQQVAVDINATPPADLTVAECASAAAGSSGYYNAQRGGSWAQGDFRHALYTHYYPPNSKTYDCLRGSDYGWKGPRSYHPGGVNALFCDGSARFVKDSVSVPTWQGLGTRAGGEVLSADSY, translated from the coding sequence ATGCGCCGTCGCGGCTTCACGCTGATCGAGCTGCTGGTCGTCATCGCGATCATCGCCGTGCTGATCGCCCTGCTCCTGCCCGCCGTCCAGTCGGCGAGGGAGGCGGCCAGGCGGATCCAGTGCACCAACAACCTGAAGCAATTGGGCATCGCCCTGCACGGCTACCACGACGCGCTGGGCCGGTTCCCCTACGGGGCGATCGTGGCCCAGCCCGGCAACTACTGGTATCCCACCGGCGTCGGCGGGGAGCATTACCGCTACTCGGCCCTCGCCATGCTCTCGCCGTTCCTGGAGCAGACGGCCCTCTTCGGCGCCCTGAATTTCCAGTTCCCCGTCTACATGCCCGACGGCAGCATCGCGCCGCCGAACACGACCATCTTCGCCGCGCAGGTCGGCGTCTTCCTCTGCCCGAGCGACGAGCCGAAGGTCGTGCAGCCGGGCTTCGCGCCGAGCAATTACATGGCCTGCGCGGGGAACGGGCTGCCGGGCGGCTCGGGCCTGTACGAGAACCCCAACGGCTGCTTCTTCTACAACTCCGGGGTCGGCGTCGCGGGCATCACGGACGGGCTGAGCCAGACGGTCGCGATCGGCGAGAGCATCCTCGGCCAGGCCGCGGGCGCGTTCGCGGTCGCGGCCGGCACGCCCGTGAATCCGAGGCAGTTCATGGCGCAGCAGGTGGCCGTCGACATCAACGCCACCCCCCCGGCCGACCTGACCGTGGCCGAGTGCGCCTCGGCCGCCGCCGGCTCCTCGGGCTATTACAACGCCCAGCGCGGCGGGAGCTGGGCGCAGGGCGACTTCCGCCACGCGCTGTACACGCACTACTACCCGCCGAATTCGAAGACGTACGACTGCCTGCGCGGGAGCGACTACGGGTGGAAGGGGCCCCGCAGCTACCACCCCGGCGGCGTGAACGCCCTCTTCTGCGACGGCAGCGCGCGGTTCGTCAAGGACTCGGTCAGCGTCCCGACCTGGCAGGGGCTGGGCACCCGCGCGGGCGGCGAGGTCCTCTCGGCCGATTCGTACTGA
- a CDS encoding alpha/beta fold hydrolase, whose translation MGIDESELRDANYAANGIRIHAAEAGPPAGPAVILLHGFPEFWYGWRHQIGPLAAAGFRVIAPDQRGYNTSDKPGRVADYALDVLAADVVGLIEAAGLERASLVGHDWGGLVAWWVAARHPERVERLAILNAPHPAAYRRVLRSSPKQWLKSWYVAFFQVPKLPEALSRLRGWRAMADGMRASSRPGTFSEADFDRYREAWSRPGAITAMINWYRALVREGPPTPEDARIRVPTRILWGANDRFIERRAAADSLALCDRGELEMVEGATHWLQHEEPELVNRRLIEFLSGDAPPRG comes from the coding sequence ATGGGGATAGATGAAAGTGAGCTCCGCGACGCGAACTACGCCGCGAACGGGATCCGGATCCATGCCGCGGAGGCCGGGCCCCCGGCCGGGCCGGCGGTGATCCTGCTGCACGGCTTCCCGGAGTTCTGGTACGGCTGGAGGCACCAGATCGGGCCGCTCGCCGCCGCGGGCTTCCGGGTGATCGCCCCGGACCAGCGCGGCTACAACACGAGCGACAAGCCGGGCCGGGTCGCGGATTACGCCCTGGATGTGCTCGCCGCCGACGTCGTCGGCCTGATCGAAGCCGCCGGCCTGGAGCGGGCCTCGCTGGTGGGCCACGACTGGGGAGGGCTCGTCGCCTGGTGGGTCGCGGCCCGGCACCCCGAGCGGGTCGAGCGGCTTGCCATCCTGAACGCGCCCCACCCGGCCGCCTATCGCCGGGTCCTGCGGTCCTCGCCGAAGCAGTGGTTGAAGAGCTGGTATGTGGCCTTCTTCCAGGTCCCGAAGCTCCCGGAGGCCCTCTCCCGCCTTCGCGGGTGGCGGGCCATGGCGGACGGGATGCGCGCCAGCAGCCGCCCCGGCACCTTCAGCGAGGCCGACTTCGATCGCTATCGCGAGGCGTGGTCCCGGCCCGGGGCGATCACCGCCATGATCAACTGGTATCGCGCCCTGGTGCGGGAGGGCCCGCCGACCCCCGAGGATGCCCGGATCCGGGTGCCGACGCGGATCCTCTGGGGCGCGAACGATCGGTTCATCGAGCGCCGGGCCGCGGCCGACAGCCTGGCGCTCTGCGACCGCGGGGAACTGGAGATGGTCGAGGGGGCGACCCACTGGCTCCAGCACGAGGAGCCGGAGCTGGTCAACCGCCGGCTGATCGAGTTCCTCTCCGGCGACGCGCCGCCTCGAGGCTGA
- a CDS encoding ATP-binding protein, whose amino-acid sequence MTESDVNLENCDQEPIRIPGSIQPHGALAAADARTLCITHAAANLAAFFGIEAGAAIGQPLSILLEDGDFARVREGIAGLAGDASPRSLRTVRPRGGDESFDAIIHRLDGTVILEFEPARGDGGPNSAELYRLTQEAISRLRKASQRADAKQLCAEWVREIAGFDRVMIYRFDADWNGCVVAEAKRPDLEPFLGLHYPSSDIPAQARELYAQNWLRFIADRDYRPVPILPPSGPDSPAPLDLGQAVLRSVSPIHLEYLRNMGVAASLSISLLKDERLWGLVACHHGSPRYVPYDVRTACELLGQVMSMLLTDREDQDLARYSERMAAVRAAIGERLRRMDQVGIALSAIEPTILDLLDSGGAAVVIGGEVTRLGLTPAPEEVLEIADRLAARGAGPVYQTDSVGTALEVRSIAAVAAGLLAVSVGKGERDWLMWFRPEQVREVDWAGDPSKTVQKGDGGVRLSPRGSFSLWKQLVRGRSQPWSPAEVAAAADLRRDLTEALMERASDLLRQNRDLVRGGVEKEEMLASERAARSEAERASRLKDEFVATLSHELRTPLNAILGWTQILRRVADPNAVQQAVEVIERNARAQAAMVEDLLDASRIASGKLRIDVQQLNLVKVVEAAMETIAPAAGAKGVRIDRLFDPLLELKVSGDPTRLQQVFWNLLSNAVKFTPKGGRVQAIVERVDSDVVASISDNGQGIDPEFLPHLFDRFRQEDASTNRYHGGLGLGLSIVRHLVELHGGTIFARSPGAGGGSTFVVSLPLRAVSAEGRRGGVHPLRSDGPVEADPPDLDGVRVLVVDDEPDARDMLRLVLEDCGAEVGVAGSAEEGVEAYRGGTWQVIVSDIGMPGIDGFEFIRRIRRVETESGLPRCPAVALTAYARADDRRRVLLSGFQIHVPKPVEPAELTTVIATLVDKV is encoded by the coding sequence ATGACTGAATCCGACGTGAACCTCGAGAATTGCGACCAGGAGCCGATCCGCATCCCGGGCTCGATCCAGCCGCACGGGGCGCTCGCCGCCGCGGACGCACGCACGCTTTGCATCACGCACGCCGCAGCCAACCTGGCCGCGTTCTTCGGGATCGAGGCGGGGGCGGCGATCGGGCAGCCGCTGTCGATCCTGCTGGAGGACGGGGACTTCGCCCGGGTCCGCGAGGGGATCGCGGGGCTGGCGGGCGACGCCTCGCCGCGGTCCCTGCGGACGGTCCGGCCGCGCGGGGGGGACGAGAGCTTCGACGCCATCATCCACCGCCTCGACGGCACCGTCATCCTGGAGTTCGAGCCCGCCAGGGGCGACGGGGGGCCGAACTCGGCCGAGCTCTACCGGCTGACGCAGGAGGCGATCAGCCGGCTCCGCAAGGCCTCGCAGCGGGCCGATGCCAAGCAGCTCTGCGCGGAGTGGGTGCGCGAGATCGCCGGCTTCGACCGCGTGATGATCTACCGGTTCGACGCCGACTGGAACGGCTGCGTGGTCGCCGAGGCGAAGCGGCCGGACCTGGAGCCCTTCCTCGGGCTGCACTACCCCTCCTCCGACATCCCCGCGCAGGCCCGCGAGCTCTACGCCCAGAACTGGCTGCGGTTCATCGCCGACCGCGACTACCGGCCGGTCCCGATCCTGCCGCCCTCCGGGCCCGACTCGCCGGCCCCGCTGGACCTGGGCCAGGCCGTCCTGCGGAGCGTCTCGCCGATCCACCTGGAATACCTGCGGAACATGGGCGTGGCCGCGTCGCTGTCGATCTCGCTGCTGAAGGACGAGAGGCTCTGGGGCCTGGTGGCGTGCCACCACGGGTCGCCGCGCTACGTGCCCTACGACGTCCGCACGGCGTGCGAGCTGCTCGGCCAGGTGATGTCGATGCTCCTCACCGACCGCGAGGACCAGGACCTCGCCCGCTATTCGGAGCGGATGGCCGCGGTCCGGGCGGCGATCGGGGAGCGGCTGCGGCGGATGGACCAGGTGGGGATCGCGCTCTCGGCCATCGAGCCGACGATCCTCGACCTGCTGGACTCCGGCGGCGCGGCCGTCGTGATCGGGGGCGAGGTGACCCGGCTCGGGCTGACCCCGGCGCCGGAGGAGGTCCTGGAGATCGCCGATCGGCTCGCGGCGAGGGGGGCCGGGCCGGTCTACCAGACGGACTCGGTGGGGACGGCCCTGGAGGTGCGCTCCATCGCCGCGGTCGCCGCCGGGCTGCTGGCCGTCTCCGTCGGCAAGGGGGAGCGGGACTGGCTGATGTGGTTCCGCCCGGAGCAGGTCCGCGAGGTGGACTGGGCGGGCGACCCGTCCAAGACCGTGCAGAAGGGGGACGGCGGCGTGCGGCTCAGCCCGCGCGGGTCGTTCTCGCTCTGGAAGCAGCTGGTCCGCGGCCGCAGCCAGCCCTGGAGCCCCGCCGAGGTCGCCGCCGCCGCGGACCTCCGCCGCGACCTCACCGAGGCGCTGATGGAGCGGGCCTCGGACCTGCTGAGGCAGAACCGCGACCTGGTTCGCGGCGGCGTCGAGAAGGAGGAGATGCTCGCCAGCGAGCGCGCCGCCCGCAGCGAGGCCGAGCGCGCCAGCCGCCTGAAGGACGAGTTCGTCGCGACCCTCTCCCACGAGCTCCGCACCCCGCTGAACGCCATCCTGGGCTGGACCCAGATCCTCCGCCGGGTCGCCGACCCGAACGCCGTCCAGCAGGCCGTCGAGGTGATCGAGCGCAACGCCCGCGCCCAGGCGGCCATGGTGGAGGACCTCCTGGACGCCAGCCGGATCGCCTCCGGCAAGCTCCGCATCGACGTTCAGCAGCTCAATCTCGTCAAGGTCGTCGAGGCCGCGATGGAGACGATCGCGCCGGCCGCCGGCGCCAAGGGCGTGCGCATCGACCGCCTCTTCGACCCGCTCCTGGAGCTGAAGGTCTCCGGCGACCCGACGCGGCTCCAGCAGGTCTTCTGGAACCTGCTCTCCAACGCCGTCAAATTCACGCCCAAGGGCGGCCGGGTCCAGGCCATCGTCGAGAGGGTGGACTCCGACGTGGTGGCGAGCATCTCCGACAACGGGCAGGGCATCGACCCGGAGTTCCTGCCCCACCTCTTCGACCGCTTCCGCCAGGAGGACGCCTCCACCAACCGCTACCACGGCGGGCTCGGCCTGGGCCTGTCGATCGTCCGCCACCTGGTGGAGCTGCACGGCGGGACGATCTTCGCCCGCAGCCCCGGCGCCGGCGGCGGCTCCACCTTCGTCGTCTCGCTGCCGCTCCGCGCGGTCTCCGCGGAGGGCCGCCGCGGCGGCGTGCACCCGCTCCGCTCGGACGGGCCGGTGGAGGCCGACCCGCCCGACCTGGACGGCGTCCGCGTCCTCGTCGTGGACGACGAGCCCGACGCCCGCGACATGCTCCGCCTGGTCCTGGAGGACTGCGGCGCCGAGGTCGGCGTCGCCGGCTCCGCCGAGGAGGGCGTGGAGGCCTACCGCGGCGGCACCTGGCAGGTGATCGTCAGCGACATCGGCATGCCCGGCATCGACGGCTTCGAGTTCATCCGCCGCATCCGACGCGTCGAGACCGAGTCCGGCCTGCCCCGCTGCCCGGCCGTCGCCCTCACCGCCTACGCCCGGGCCGACGACCGCCGCCGCGTCCTCCTCTCCGGCTTCCAGATCCACGTCCCCAAGCCCGTCGAGCCCGCCGAGCTCACCACCGTCATCGCCACCCTGGTGGACAAGGTCTGA